From the genome of Sphingobacterium kitahiroshimense, one region includes:
- a CDS encoding TonB-dependent receptor, producing MFTKSSLIRTSSLLIFCACNLIVTHAQDKLQISGIVKNKSNKAIPNVTVYLYPDKKAIKTDTSGHFYFNQLYAGSYDLEVQALGYKKFQQTIDLEDKKQQLNIILEIDNRHIDEVQVNRKLETVDNLVKAENAAMPVKIITKREIELMGSRRLDEVLKEQTGIAIVNDIAGGSRAVGVQIQGFSSNYVMVLVDGQPMLGRNSGNFDLSRISVTNIERIEIIKGASSCLYGSDALGGAINIITRHGAVTPQLHTSFLYGTLNTVDATLEAETPFDNQRGSIVLSGNYYRTDGFNTDKNYLESNSTTYPPYTNYSFQGRTRYRISKNGTIGITARYAGRVSKMINAWSEQTILKDTQKDQDVNISASYDHNFESGIRSMSRYYYSRFHSEMATEWLRQGVFAGAEEFGQDVHRIEQQFAYSPITKLKFTAGIGGSLEVMDNQKLDAKRSLNTGFVYLQTEWKPVDRILTTLGLRYDQTNVYNGHLSPSLGLQYHINSTLIAKAGFGAGFKAPDYKMRYQVFYNPAANYMVVGTERVADVIAAMDASGELSYKNSYMLNLVAGNLEAETSLSNNIGLTWNASQKIQADISVFYHRINNQINTVSVGNGTNVAQIYSYRNLPKAMNKGFETSITYQANKVLQFSVGYQYLIAKDLSVLDSIASGNFPYNQINNPQTGEYRQSKKSDYWGIEDRSRHMINFKTQYEYKPWDMNINARINFRGDTPFQEYNGNQFIDKNDIFIPYHTLLNMTVEKSLMKGKLTFRLIGDNLFNFTSRYLLGQPGRIIMGGLSYRWIKE from the coding sequence TAAAAAGGCTATAAAGACAGATACTTCTGGCCATTTCTATTTTAATCAGCTTTATGCAGGTAGCTATGATTTAGAAGTCCAAGCTCTCGGTTATAAGAAATTTCAACAGACCATTGATCTAGAAGATAAAAAACAGCAGCTGAATATTATACTAGAGATTGATAACCGTCATATTGATGAAGTACAGGTAAATCGTAAACTGGAAACGGTAGACAATCTTGTTAAAGCCGAAAATGCAGCTATGCCTGTTAAGATTATTACCAAACGTGAAATCGAATTGATGGGGAGTCGCCGACTGGATGAAGTATTGAAAGAACAAACAGGTATTGCCATAGTCAATGACATTGCCGGAGGATCAAGAGCTGTCGGGGTACAGATCCAAGGTTTTAGTAGCAACTATGTGATGGTATTAGTAGATGGACAACCCATGTTGGGGAGAAACAGTGGGAATTTTGATTTATCAAGAATTTCAGTTACAAATATAGAACGTATAGAAATTATAAAAGGAGCTTCATCGTGTCTTTATGGCAGTGATGCTTTAGGAGGTGCTATTAATATCATTACGCGACATGGTGCAGTGACGCCACAGCTACACACTTCATTTCTATATGGCACATTAAACACGGTAGATGCAACTTTAGAAGCTGAAACACCTTTTGACAATCAACGTGGAAGTATTGTTTTATCCGGAAACTACTACCGCACTGATGGATTTAATACTGACAAAAACTATCTGGAGTCAAATAGTACCACTTATCCCCCATATACCAATTACAGTTTTCAAGGACGCACACGTTATCGTATCAGCAAAAATGGAACAATCGGTATTACGGCGAGGTATGCAGGCCGAGTATCAAAGATGATCAATGCCTGGTCTGAACAGACCATATTGAAAGATACCCAGAAAGATCAAGATGTCAACATATCCGCGAGTTATGACCATAACTTTGAATCAGGGATTAGGAGTATGTCTCGCTACTATTATTCAAGATTTCACTCAGAAATGGCTACAGAGTGGCTGCGACAAGGAGTATTCGCCGGCGCTGAAGAATTTGGTCAAGATGTACATCGCATAGAACAACAGTTTGCTTATAGTCCTATTACAAAACTAAAATTTACGGCTGGTATCGGTGGAAGTCTAGAGGTAATGGATAATCAAAAACTGGATGCAAAAAGATCGTTAAATACAGGTTTTGTATACTTACAGACCGAATGGAAACCTGTTGATAGGATACTGACCACTTTGGGATTACGCTATGACCAAACAAATGTCTATAATGGTCATCTCAGCCCAAGTCTTGGCTTACAATATCATATTAATTCAACTCTTATTGCCAAAGCAGGGTTTGGTGCAGGATTTAAAGCTCCTGATTATAAAATGCGGTATCAGGTATTCTACAATCCAGCAGCAAACTATATGGTAGTTGGTACAGAACGCGTGGCAGATGTTATAGCGGCAATGGATGCATCTGGTGAATTGAGCTATAAAAATAGCTATATGTTAAATTTAGTTGCGGGAAATTTGGAAGCGGAAACTAGCCTATCTAATAATATTGGTTTAACATGGAATGCTAGTCAAAAAATTCAAGCTGATATTTCGGTATTTTATCATCGCATTAATAATCAAATTAATACGGTCAGTGTTGGTAATGGAACTAATGTGGCTCAAATATACAGTTACCGTAATCTACCAAAAGCCATGAACAAAGGCTTCGAAACTTCAATTACTTATCAGGCAAACAAAGTTTTACAGTTTTCTGTAGGCTATCAATATTTGATTGCAAAAGATTTAAGTGTCTTAGACAGTATAGCAAGCGGAAACTTTCCTTACAATCAAATCAATAATCCGCAAACAGGAGAATATCGCCAAAGTAAAAAATCAGATTATTGGGGTATTGAAGATAGATCAAGACACATGATCAATTTTAAAACACAATATGAATATAAACCCTGGGATATGAATATCAATGCAAGAATTAATTTCAGAGGAGATACGCCATTTCAAGAATATAATGGAAACCAATTCATAGACAAGAATGATATCTTCATTCCATACCACACTCTTTTAAATATGACTGTTGAAAAAAGTCTTATGAAAGGAAAACTTACTTTTCGTCTCATTGGAGACAACCTGTTTAATTTTACTAGCCGGTATTTATTGGGACAACCAGGTCGCATAATTATGGGTGGACTAAGTTATCGTTGGATCAAAGAATAA